Part of the Parafrankia irregularis genome is shown below.
AGCGGCTCCACAGCTCATCTTCATGGGATACCTGCAGCGCGTCGTGAATGGCGGCGGTTACGTCGAAAGGGAGTTCGCCGTCGGTTCAGGCCGCGTCGACCTGCACGTCCGCTGGCCCTACACCACCCCCGGCGGCGAGCGGTGTGAGCAGCGTGAGGCCGTCGAGCTCAAGACCTGGCGCGAGGGCCGGGGCAATCCGCTGAAAGCCGGTCTCCGGCAGCTCGACCAGTACCTCGACCGCCTCCATCTTTCCACCGGCACGCTCATGATCTTCGACCAGCGTCCCGCCGCGCCGCCCATCGACGAGCGCACCGCCATCACCACCACAACCAGTCCCGCCGGCCGCACGGTGACCGTGCTGAACGGCTGATCATCTGATCCCGCGTCCGACCGCCCGAGTTTCGCGGCTTCCGCGTCATCGGATACAGGTGCCGCACCGGTGGCCCTGGCGGCGCGGAGGCCTTGCTACGAGGCCAGCCGCTCGCGTGGGTCGCGATCCGATCCGGCCGGATCGGACGTGGTGGCCGGCTGGTTGATCTCGGCCCACACCTCGTCGAGGGAGAGGCGCAGGACGTCGGCGATCGCCGCGATGGTCGGGAAGGAGGGGGTGGCCACCCGGCCGGACTCGATCTTTCGGAGTGTCTCCGGTGAGACGCCCGCCGCCAGGGCGATGGTGAGCATCGAGCGCTCACCGCGGGCTCGCCGGAGGAGGGCGCCGAGGCGCTGACCGCGCTCGACCTCGGCGGCAGTGAGCGGCAACCTGACCACGGGACCGATTGTAATACCGGTATAGTATGGCCGGGATAATTATTGGGGATGTGTGGGAGGGGTGCCGCGCGTGATCGAGATCCTGGACCCCGCCAGACTGGCCCGGGCGAAGGAGACAGGCGCGCTGGTCGCCGAGATCCTTCAGACGCTGAAGAGCCGGACCGTGGTGGGTACGAGCCTCCTGGACATCGACCGCTGGACGAAGGCGATGATCGTCGAGG
Proteins encoded:
- a CDS encoding helix-turn-helix transcriptional regulator — translated: MVRLPLTAAEVERGQRLGALLRRARGERSMLTIALAAGVSPETLRKIESGRVATPSFPTIAAIADVLRLSLDEVWAEINQPATTSDPAGSDRDPRERLAS